From a single Candidatus Poribacteria bacterium genomic region:
- a CDS encoding formylglycine-generating enzyme family protein, which produces MKIVLTLLIIGVLYVTASLSSQTVNMVLIPAGEFRMGSNNGERDEKPVHTVYLDAFYIDKHEVTVAEYKEFVEATGHRPLPESVERTSPTDQHPVVQVSWQDAMAYAKWAGKRLPTEAEWEKAARGGLIAQDYPWGDAIDASSANYNKNTKSGAHDERATPVGAYPANGYGLHDMSGNVAEWCLDTYHRKFYADAPRDNPIAGAENVQQAITNAGVSKEKRVVRGGSWSFNAKSVRVANRLAEKPSLLSSDVGFRCVKVVGTRRVPSRK; this is translated from the coding sequence ATGAAAATTGTATTGACTCTCCTGATCATCGGTGTTTTATATGTTACAGCGAGCCTGTCTTCACAAACCGTCAATATGGTGCTGATCCCAGCAGGCGAGTTCCGCATGGGAAGTAACAACGGCGAGCGCGATGAGAAGCCGGTGCATACTGTCTATCTTGATGCCTTTTATATTGACAAACATGAGGTGACGGTTGCAGAATACAAGGAATTTGTTGAAGCAACGGGGCATCGACCGCTACCAGAATCTGTAGAGCGAACCTCGCCAACCGATCAACACCCTGTGGTTCAGGTCAGTTGGCAGGATGCGATGGCGTATGCGAAATGGGCAGGCAAGCGGTTACCGACAGAAGCCGAATGGGAGAAAGCCGCACGCGGTGGGTTAATCGCGCAGGATTATCCGTGGGGAGATGCGATTGATGCCAGCAGCGCAAATTACAACAAAAATACAAAATCTGGCGCGCATGATGAACGCGCGACACCTGTCGGTGCCTATCCTGCTAACGGCTACGGATTGCACGATATGTCTGGGAACGTCGCGGAGTGGTGTCTTGACACATATCACCGAAAGTTTTACGCGGATGCACCACGAGATAACCCGATTGCTGGTGCTGAGAACGTCCAACAGGCTATTACAAATGCCGGTGTTAGCAAAGAAAAGCGTGTTGTGCGTGGTGGGTCATGGAGTTTCAACGCAAAAAGCGTCCGCGTCGCGAATCGGCTCGCTGAGAAACCCTCACTTTTAAGCAGCGATGTCGGCTTCCGCTGTGTTAAAGTAGTAGGTACACGGCGTGTGCCGTCGAGAAAATAG
- a CDS encoding phytanoyl-CoA dioxygenase family protein, with translation MARIEPFNVSNELLGEPDKLQEQARQDGYLFFRGLIDADSIYNLRQDFLEICHRHGWAEGGDALMDGIRTGGPYMEGDDGYWPVLDEFQSLESFHAFAHHPAILDMLDKLFGEKTLVHPRNIGRIMFPENTKYTTPAHQDFIHIRGTEETYTAWIPLGVCSTALGGLTVLSGSHQGGIYPVKPALGAGGLGIDTEPLEADGLYWVAGDYEIGDALFFHSHAVHKALPNQSPDLIRLSVDYRYQGCSKPVTEGSLLPHFNRMGWDEIYTDWKSTQYQYYWNAFDLNRV, from the coding sequence ATGGCAAGGATTGAACCCTTTAATGTTTCAAATGAACTTTTAGGTGAACCCGATAAACTGCAAGAGCAGGCGCGGCAAGATGGTTATCTCTTTTTCCGTGGCTTGATTGATGCCGATTCTATCTATAACTTGCGTCAAGATTTCTTAGAAATCTGTCATCGACACGGATGGGCAGAAGGTGGAGATGCCTTGATGGACGGCATCCGCACGGGGGGTCCCTACATGGAAGGCGATGACGGTTATTGGCCCGTCTTAGATGAATTCCAATCCTTGGAATCTTTCCATGCGTTCGCGCACCATCCAGCGATCTTGGACATGTTGGACAAACTCTTCGGCGAGAAGACACTTGTGCATCCGCGGAATATTGGAAGAATTATGTTCCCAGAAAACACTAAATACACAACGCCTGCACACCAAGATTTTATCCATATCCGGGGCACAGAGGAGACCTATACCGCATGGATACCGCTCGGCGTGTGTTCGACAGCGTTGGGTGGATTAACAGTACTCTCTGGATCGCATCAAGGCGGTATATATCCCGTGAAACCAGCCCTCGGTGCGGGTGGACTCGGCATTGATACCGAACCCTTGGAAGCAGACGGACTCTATTGGGTAGCAGGAGACTACGAGATTGGCGACGCGCTTTTCTTCCACAGTCATGCCGTTCATAAGGCACTGCCGAACCAGAGTCCGGATCTGATTCGACTTTCGGTCGATTATCGCTATCAAGGATGCTCGAAGCCGGTCACAGAAGGGTCGCTTTTACCGCATTTCAATCGGATGGGTTGGGACGAAATTTATACCGATTGGAAATCAACGCAGTACCAGTATTATTGGAACGCCTTTGATTTGAATCGAGTTTAG
- a CDS encoding mandelate racemase/muconate lactonizing enzyme family protein — protein sequence MLSIKHLEAIPLNVPFYHERVSRHMHRALTHGERVHVYRVELSNGVVGYGENLSDESANIEQLIGQNAFACMNDDSVGFGIQMSLFDAIGKSVDVPVYQLIGPKVREKCPISWWDIDMPPEDWVAEVQESVKRGYTSAKLKARPWRDIFAQVDAVGDAVPADYRLDIDFNGFLRTADNAIPVLQHLDKHPNVAIYESPYYLGTDVEGAARLQAAVEKRIVEHFNESCLHARCCGGFVVGGGVNSLRRTNALCASFDQPYWLQMVGTGITTAYSVHLGAVLSQAELPAITCHELWESDLLETRLPVVEGTIQVPESPGLGITVDEAALAAYRVDPSTPTPQQLFNQTDYTCRVHIPNEGGGETVHDFDNEGVYYPAFSEGEYPGFVPGVWMEVV from the coding sequence ATGCTTAGCATCAAACACCTTGAAGCGATTCCGTTGAACGTACCTTTCTATCACGAGCGGGTCAGCCGACACATGCACCGCGCTTTGACGCACGGTGAACGGGTTCATGTTTACCGTGTTGAACTCAGCAACGGCGTTGTCGGATACGGCGAGAATTTATCAGATGAATCAGCGAACATTGAACAACTGATCGGACAAAACGCGTTTGCATGTATGAACGATGACAGCGTCGGGTTCGGTATTCAGATGTCGCTTTTTGACGCGATCGGCAAATCGGTGGATGTGCCTGTCTACCAACTCATTGGACCCAAGGTTCGCGAGAAATGCCCCATTTCGTGGTGGGATATTGATATGCCGCCGGAGGATTGGGTGGCGGAAGTCCAAGAATCGGTGAAACGCGGTTATACGTCTGCGAAACTCAAAGCGCGTCCGTGGCGCGACATCTTCGCGCAGGTGGATGCCGTCGGTGATGCGGTGCCAGCAGACTACCGGCTCGACATTGATTTCAACGGATTCCTACGGACTGCGGATAACGCTATCCCTGTTTTACAACACTTAGATAAACACCCGAATGTCGCTATCTATGAGAGTCCGTACTATCTCGGCACAGATGTAGAGGGTGCAGCGCGATTGCAAGCGGCTGTCGAAAAACGGATTGTAGAGCATTTCAACGAGTCCTGCTTGCATGCGCGGTGTTGTGGTGGGTTCGTTGTCGGTGGTGGTGTGAACTCGCTCCGGCGGACGAACGCGCTCTGTGCTTCGTTCGATCAACCCTACTGGCTCCAGATGGTCGGCACAGGGATTACAACGGCGTACTCGGTGCATCTCGGTGCCGTGCTATCCCAAGCGGAATTACCAGCGATTACGTGTCATGAGTTGTGGGAATCGGACTTGCTCGAAACGCGGCTTCCGGTGGTTGAAGGAACAATTCAGGTTCCTGAGTCGCCAGGACTGGGGATTACGGTTGATGAGGCAGCGTTAGCAGCATACCGTGTGGATCCATCTACACCGACACCGCAGCAGTTGTTCAATCAGACCGATTATACGTGCAGGGTGCATATCCCAAACGAAGGCGGTGGCGAGACGGTCCACGATTTTGACAACGAGGGTGTCTATTACCCGGCGTTCAGCGAAGGAGAATATCCAGGGTTCGTGCCGGGGGTTTGGATGGAAGTGGTTTGA
- a CDS encoding restriction endonuclease, with amino-acid sequence MPIPSTDEMTLPVLQHIANGQEYRRLSIIKMLTEHFSLTEDERRKLGKSGQMEKSLSRKGLIERSRERHYRITALGRNVLSQSVEEISAPDLNAGTSGDLPDSGENLGIGEGNQRPEKSIEENYQQIRKELAEELLQQIKKNSPTFFEELVIDLLVAMGYGGSREDAQAVGRSGDGGIDGIINEDRLGLDVIYVQAKRWEGNVGEPDIARFAGALAGKGANKGIFITTSDFTKAARAYDASGFKIILIDGNQLAQYMIEHNVGVSIEKTYEVKRVDSDYFAENVE; translated from the coding sequence ATGCCTATACCATCTACTGACGAAATGACTCTACCTGTTCTTCAGCACATAGCTAACGGTCAAGAATACCGTCGCTTGAGTATTATAAAAATGCTTACCGAACATTTTTCGCTTACCGAGGATGAAAGGAGGAAACTAGGTAAAAGTGGACAGATGGAAAAATCCTTGAGTCGTAAAGGACTCATAGAGCGATCCAGAGAACGGCATTACCGAATAACAGCTCTCGGACGTAATGTTTTAAGTCAAAGCGTAGAAGAAATTTCTGCGCCTGATCTAAACGCTGGAACTAGTGGGGACCTACCTGACTCTGGGGAAAACCTTGGGATTGGAGAAGGTAACCAACGTCCTGAAAAATCCATTGAAGAAAATTATCAGCAAATCAGAAAGGAATTAGCGGAAGAATTACTGCAACAAATTAAAAAGAACTCTCCTACTTTTTTTGAGGAATTAGTTATTGATTTGCTCGTTGCAATGGGATATGGTGGTTCACGCGAAGATGCCCAAGCCGTAGGACGCAGTGGTGATGGTGGAATTGATGGTATTATTAATGAGGACAGACTCGGTCTTGACGTGATTTACGTTCAAGCAAAACGGTGGGAAGGAAATGTTGGTGAACCTGATATTGCAAGGTTTGCGGGGGCGTTGGCTGGAAAAGGTGCTAATAAGGGAATTTTCATCACAACATCAGATTTTACCAAGGCTGCGAGAGCGTACGATGCTTCAGGTTTCAAAATTATTCTTATTGATGGAAACCAACTTGCCCAATATATGATCGAACACAATGTTGGTGTTTCCATAGAGAAAACGTACGAAGTCAAACGTGTAGATTCCGATTATTTTGCTGAAAACGTTGAATGA